Proteins encoded in a region of the Mucilaginibacter sabulilitoris genome:
- a CDS encoding cytochrome b/b6 domain-containing protein, with protein MKAIKEKHSLLMRWTHWVNFPLLTIMIWSGILIYWANDEYRLTVFGHTYIHFFPDWFYNLLHIPHRLSEGMAFHFLFMWFFTLNGFFYVLYTIISGDWRQLLPNRHSFKEAWQVLLHDLHIRKIAPPQDKYNAAQRIAYTAIIIMGFGSVITGLAIYKPVQFNWLTWLCGGYHLARISHFILTIGYTLFFLIHIIQVVLAGWSNFRSVISGFEVITKTTKPAIESKSENEKT; from the coding sequence ATGAAGGCCATTAAAGAAAAACACTCTTTGCTCATGCGGTGGACCCATTGGGTTAATTTCCCATTGCTGACTATCATGATATGGAGCGGTATATTAATATACTGGGCGAACGATGAATACAGATTAACCGTTTTCGGCCATACGTATATTCATTTTTTTCCTGATTGGTTTTATAATCTGCTGCATATTCCCCATCGTCTCTCGGAAGGTATGGCATTCCATTTTCTCTTTATGTGGTTTTTTACTTTGAATGGATTCTTCTATGTTTTGTATACCATTATTTCGGGTGATTGGCGTCAACTGTTACCAAACCGGCATTCATTCAAAGAAGCATGGCAGGTCTTATTACACGATCTTCACATTCGTAAAATAGCACCGCCTCAAGATAAATATAACGCCGCTCAACGTATCGCGTACACAGCCATCATTATCATGGGATTTGGATCTGTGATTACCGGCCTCGCAATTTATAAACCTGTACAATTTAACTGGTTGACATGGCTTTGCGGAGGCTACCATCTCGCCAGAATATCGCATTTTATCCTTACCATAGGTTACACTCTGTTTTTCCTGATCCATATTATTCAGGTGGTCCTGGCAGGGTGGAGCAACTTCCGTTCCGTTATATCAGGTTTCGAAGTAATAACCAAAACAACTAAACCTGCCATTGAAAGCAAGTCCGAAAATGAAAAAACCTAA
- a CDS encoding molybdopterin-dependent oxidoreductase — protein sequence MKKPKRELTIEQKIKRRNFISFAIFGAGAVSTYTGWRWLYKSPNEIPGITAGAHQPLRRALNKTELFFRRLIFNENHLVKTYPREMAAKKIRHNSDIGSEGKLPPENWKLHVKKISGEILQISLDELMALPKTGITYNFKCVEGWDQISHWEGVKFRDLITHYQLHEETRLGYVSFETPDRKYYVGIDMPSAMHPQTLLAYQMNDELLNGQHGQPLRLIIPIKYGIKNLKRIGTIAFSDSRPRDYWAEKGYDYYSGL from the coding sequence ATGAAAAAACCTAAGAGGGAATTAACAATTGAGCAAAAGATCAAAAGAAGAAATTTCATTTCATTTGCCATATTTGGTGCCGGAGCTGTAAGTACCTACACTGGCTGGAGATGGTTATATAAATCTCCCAACGAAATACCTGGAATAACTGCTGGAGCACATCAACCGCTGCGCAGGGCATTGAATAAAACCGAATTGTTCTTTAGAAGATTGATTTTTAACGAGAATCATTTGGTAAAAACCTATCCCAGAGAAATGGCCGCAAAAAAGATCAGGCATAATAGCGATATAGGCTCTGAAGGAAAACTGCCGCCGGAAAATTGGAAATTACACGTGAAGAAAATTTCGGGTGAAATTTTGCAGATTTCGCTTGACGAGTTGATGGCATTACCAAAAACGGGAATAACTTATAATTTTAAATGTGTCGAAGGATGGGATCAAATTTCTCATTGGGAAGGTGTAAAATTCCGGGACCTTATCACGCATTACCAATTGCATGAAGAGACCAGATTAGGCTATGTCAGTTTTGAAACACCAGACAGGAAATATTATGTCGGTATTGATATGCCGAGCGCTATGCACCCGCAAACCCTATTGGCCTACCAGATGAATGATGAGTTATTAAATGGTCAGCATGGACAGCCTCTTAGACTGATTATCCCGATAAAATATGGAATTAAAAATTTAAAACGTATAGGAACAATTGCCTTTAGTGACAGCAGACCCCGCGATTACTGGGCCGAAAAAGGCTATGATTATTATTCCGGATTGTAG
- a CDS encoding AraC family transcriptional regulator, producing the protein MKVNSLNKGLQIAPADLENLISTLDVKFVGLAHCSVSTGYRLELGDAEAPGIHYNLSGRGKIIIANHPPIELKPHTLIIVPKNTPFRIEVADEKERSAVLKPIDGRLQNKSTDGVQRYVAGTGQPEVVLLCGYFYASYGASADLFASLSSPIVEQFEINDHIDIKLQAALSELMSQEIGSGAMSAALLKQVIVSILRRSLVSLELWIERFSILSDARISKAFSEMVAAPGGDHTVMSLADCACMSRSAFMSRFTELFGKSPMSILRDLRMRQATQHLKTSDMSVEHIAHLAGYDSRGSFLKAFRKTYDSDPSTFRNGAV; encoded by the coding sequence ATGAAAGTAAACAGCCTTAACAAAGGCCTTCAAATCGCGCCAGCAGACCTTGAAAATCTGATCAGCACCTTAGACGTTAAATTTGTTGGATTGGCCCACTGTTCAGTTAGTACGGGTTACCGCCTTGAATTAGGAGATGCGGAAGCGCCAGGCATACATTACAATTTATCGGGCAGGGGGAAAATTATTATTGCAAATCATCCGCCGATCGAATTAAAACCGCACACTTTAATTATCGTCCCGAAGAATACGCCTTTTAGAATTGAGGTAGCAGATGAAAAAGAGCGGTCCGCCGTTTTGAAACCGATTGATGGTAGGCTGCAGAACAAGAGTACCGATGGCGTGCAGCGTTATGTAGCGGGAACTGGTCAACCCGAGGTAGTCCTGCTCTGTGGCTACTTCTATGCCTCTTATGGGGCCTCAGCTGACCTGTTTGCCTCCCTTTCATCCCCGATTGTCGAACAATTCGAAATTAACGATCATATTGACATTAAACTACAAGCCGCACTTTCAGAATTAATGTCCCAGGAGATTGGTTCTGGTGCAATGAGTGCAGCGCTGTTAAAGCAGGTCATTGTTTCCATTTTACGCCGTTCCCTGGTTTCATTAGAGCTTTGGATAGAACGGTTTTCGATTCTTAGTGACGCAAGGATCTCAAAAGCTTTTAGTGAAATGGTGGCTGCACCTGGTGGCGATCACACAGTGATGAGCCTGGCGGATTGTGCCTGCATGAGCCGGTCAGCGTTTATGTCCCGCTTTACCGAACTCTTTGGAAAATCACCGATGTCCATCCTTAGGGATTTACGAATGCGCCAGGCTACCCAACATCTAAAAACGAGCGATATGTCAGTGGAGCACATCGCTCATCTTGCAGGCTATGATAGCAGGGGAAGTTTTTTGAAAGCATTCCGAAAAACTTACGATTCAGACCCGTCAACATTTCGTAATGGTGCGGTTTGA
- a CDS encoding carboxymuconolactone decarboxylase family protein, with protein METTSSRIKILDNSNLPAQSVEILNSVDKQLGFVPNVLRLLAASPSVLKSFLGLQAGLSGTLDLNTRNAIALAVSESNSCHYCVSAHAHFAAKGANCSQDEISRNRVGESIDPKRAAAAAFGVSVIKRRGNVSNADLEKIREAGYSDVEILEIIALAVQFSFTNFMNNVAQTEIDFPKVDAPAGITEQLVA; from the coding sequence ATGGAAACTACATCATCAAGAATCAAAATCCTCGATAACAGCAATCTTCCTGCGCAATCTGTCGAAATCCTAAACTCAGTTGATAAACAACTAGGTTTCGTTCCGAACGTCTTAAGGCTTTTAGCTGCCAGCCCGTCCGTTCTTAAAAGCTTCCTGGGTTTACAAGCTGGCCTTTCCGGAACACTTGACCTAAATACACGAAATGCCATTGCGCTTGCTGTTTCTGAATCCAATAGTTGCCATTACTGTGTATCAGCCCACGCGCATTTCGCCGCAAAAGGCGCCAATTGTTCACAAGATGAAATCTCCAGAAACAGGGTTGGAGAATCGATCGACCCCAAAAGAGCAGCCGCTGCAGCATTTGGCGTAAGCGTGATTAAAAGACGCGGAAACGTCTCTAACGCTGACCTTGAAAAGATTAGAGAAGCCGGTTACAGCGATGTTGAGATCCTTGAAATAATCGCACTTGCTGTGCAGTTTTCTTTCACAAATTTCATGAACAACGTTGCACAAACAGAAATTGATTTTCCTAAAGTAGACGCGCCAGCGGGAATAACGGAACAGCTTGTAGCTTAA
- a CDS encoding DUF2461 domain-containing protein, translating into MGLVKISKLTFSFLEELKQNNEWAWFTQNKPLYLQVSGDIMNFADSLLKELNKHDVIETPSGAKSQYRIYRDVRFSLDKMPYNTYLGGRFKRAGKERRGGYYYHFEPGNKSFLSGDFWRPNAHDLRLIRDDIAFNPKRLTEIINSDTFTEYFGVLRGEQLKNIPRGFEKTHEAADLLRYKQFLVRRKFTDEQVLSSEFLLLASDTIKEMRPFLDYMSEVLSIDANGR; encoded by the coding sequence ATGGGACTAGTTAAAATATCCAAATTAACCTTTAGCTTTCTCGAAGAGCTCAAACAAAATAATGAATGGGCGTGGTTTACTCAAAATAAACCGTTATACCTACAGGTGTCAGGAGACATTATGAATTTTGCGGATAGCTTATTGAAGGAACTGAACAAGCATGATGTGATAGAGACGCCAAGCGGAGCTAAAAGCCAATATCGGATTTATCGTGATGTCCGATTTTCATTAGATAAGATGCCATATAATACTTATTTGGGCGGCCGTTTTAAACGGGCGGGAAAAGAAAGACGTGGCGGATATTACTATCATTTTGAACCGGGTAATAAAAGCTTTTTATCAGGGGACTTTTGGAGACCGAACGCACATGATCTGAGACTTATTCGTGACGATATTGCATTTAACCCTAAACGGTTAACGGAAATAATTAATTCGGATACTTTTACCGAGTATTTCGGAGTTTTGCGTGGTGAGCAGCTGAAGAACATACCGAGAGGGTTCGAAAAGACACATGAGGCTGCTGACCTGCTGCGATATAAACAATTTCTCGTCCGTCGTAAATTTACTGACGAACAGGTTTTAAGTTCAGAGTTTCTTCTACTTGCCAGCGACACCATTAAAGAAATGCGCCCGTTTTTAGATTACATGAGCGAAGTTCTTTCCATTGATGCTAATGGTCGTTGA
- a CDS encoding MFS transporter, which produces MKRSIYIMALGAFGIVTTELGVIGILPDLSKQFNVSIDAAGWLISGFALTVALTGPFTNMLTAKINRKTIMCLVLVMFALSNLVSAVAPNFTILMIARILPAFLHPVFWAVAVTAAAKQTGPKDAPKAVAIVMAGLSLATVLGIPLTTYIANVFNWRISFVVSSVINLLAFAALALFSPSMPIAPEQPGSKSLLKILRNVNLWIKLLAATLVLAGMFASYGYLAEYLEKVTNMTGTQISILLLVFGSTGIAGNWFIGIALSKNVRVTVRLFLIALIVTHGLAYQFGGDFIPMVIILSVWGFIHTGGFLVASIQLTHNLPDTSLDFVNSLMPSCFNAGITLGSLLGGFAIVHYGIHQVIWITVSLLSITLMLSFISGTGKTPINRDILIEKDVESYSL; this is translated from the coding sequence ATGAAAAGATCAATCTATATTATGGCGCTCGGGGCTTTTGGCATCGTCACCACGGAGCTTGGTGTGATCGGCATATTGCCTGACCTCAGTAAACAATTTAATGTCTCGATAGATGCCGCCGGATGGCTGATCAGCGGCTTCGCATTAACTGTTGCTCTTACCGGCCCTTTTACTAACATGCTGACAGCGAAGATAAATCGCAAAACAATAATGTGTTTGGTGCTCGTTATGTTTGCGCTGTCGAATTTAGTGTCTGCGGTCGCGCCGAATTTCACTATATTGATGATCGCACGTATACTGCCTGCGTTCCTGCATCCGGTATTTTGGGCCGTGGCGGTCACTGCCGCGGCCAAACAAACCGGTCCCAAAGATGCACCTAAAGCAGTCGCTATTGTTATGGCCGGCCTTAGTCTCGCCACAGTATTAGGGATACCGTTAACTACATATATCGCCAATGTTTTCAACTGGCGCATCTCCTTTGTTGTGTCTTCGGTTATCAATTTACTAGCCTTTGCAGCTTTGGCGTTGTTTTCACCTTCAATGCCGATCGCTCCTGAACAGCCCGGTTCCAAAAGTCTCCTTAAAATATTACGGAATGTAAATTTGTGGATCAAACTTTTAGCGGCGACTCTGGTGCTCGCCGGTATGTTCGCCTCTTACGGCTATCTCGCTGAATACCTCGAAAAAGTAACAAACATGACCGGAACACAGATCAGTATCTTATTACTTGTATTCGGAAGCACCGGCATAGCCGGCAACTGGTTTATTGGGATCGCTCTTAGCAAAAATGTACGGGTAACCGTGCGTTTATTCCTGATAGCGCTGATCGTAACACATGGACTAGCTTATCAATTTGGCGGAGATTTTATTCCGATGGTCATCATCCTATCCGTTTGGGGCTTTATTCATACCGGAGGTTTCCTGGTTGCCAGCATACAGCTCACGCATAATCTGCCAGATACTTCACTCGACTTTGTAAACAGTTTAATGCCGTCCTGTTTCAATGCCGGGATCACGTTGGGCAGTCTTCTCGGCGGATTTGCCATTGTACATTATGGTATTCACCAGGTTATCTGGATAACCGTGTCCTTGTTATCGATAACATTAATGCTGAGTTTTATTTCGGGGACCGGAAAAACACCAATCAATCGCGATATTCTTATAGAAAAGGATGTAGAATCATACTCCTTATAA
- the msrB gene encoding peptide-methionine (R)-S-oxide reductase MsrB, translating into MLNWNEVIRFANTGNPTPDKRVERPDEEWKQILTSEQFVITRKKGTEASFSGEFCSSYDPGKYHCICCDTPLFDSTIKFNSQTGWPSFTQPVTINAIKYLMDRSYGMTRVETQCNTCDAHLGHVFPDGPHPTGLRYCINSISLKLERNDVKS; encoded by the coding sequence ATGCTTAACTGGAATGAAGTGATCAGATTCGCCAATACCGGTAATCCGACACCTGACAAGAGGGTGGAACGTCCGGATGAGGAATGGAAACAAATTTTGACTAGCGAACAATTTGTGATAACCCGAAAAAAAGGAACTGAAGCTAGTTTCTCGGGTGAGTTTTGCAGTAGCTATGATCCTGGTAAATACCATTGTATATGTTGCGATACTCCATTATTCGATTCAACGATCAAGTTTAATTCTCAAACAGGCTGGCCAAGTTTTACCCAACCTGTCACGATAAATGCTATTAAATACCTGATGGACAGGTCGTACGGGATGACTCGTGTGGAAACGCAGTGTAACACCTGTGACGCCCATCTCGGACATGTATTTCCGGACGGTCCGCATCCAACTGGTTTGCGCTATTGTATTAACTCTATTTCCCTAAAACTAGAAAGAAATGATGTCAAATCATAA
- a CDS encoding L-histidine N(alpha)-methyltransferase: MFVLTEKENIIAQFTQDVIAGLSMTPKRLPSKYFYDAKGDGLFRDIMACKDYYVTRCEMEIFTEQTEKIARAISTGRGEFDLIELGPGDCSKSKHLLQALLNNGVRFNYVPIDISYDVIQGIESNLPGDLPGIQISSRHGDYHQMLKALSSGSDSRKVILNLGANVGNMPSEQCYKFIGDLRNSLSKGDIVLMGFDLVKDPKIIRAAYDDDEGITREFNLNLLRRMSNELEADLDISKFEHYCSYDPVTGACKSYLVAVGDTSIDIGAERFKLSRYESIWTEISQKYTLAQIEDIALANAFQPINLFTDSREWFADVLWEAK; the protein is encoded by the coding sequence ATGTTTGTACTTACTGAAAAAGAAAATATAATTGCCCAATTTACGCAGGATGTGATTGCCGGTCTCAGCATGACTCCTAAAAGGTTGCCATCTAAGTATTTTTATGATGCGAAAGGAGATGGACTCTTTCGTGACATCATGGCCTGTAAGGACTATTATGTTACAAGATGTGAAATGGAAATATTTACCGAACAGACCGAAAAGATCGCCCGGGCAATTTCGACTGGGCGTGGTGAATTTGATTTGATAGAGCTCGGTCCCGGCGATTGTTCGAAATCAAAACACCTGCTACAGGCGTTACTTAATAATGGGGTGCGTTTCAATTATGTTCCGATAGACATTTCGTATGATGTCATTCAGGGTATTGAATCTAATTTACCAGGAGATTTACCGGGCATACAAATTTCCAGCCGACATGGGGATTACCATCAAATGTTAAAGGCACTCTCCTCAGGTTCGGATAGCCGAAAAGTCATCTTAAATTTAGGGGCAAATGTAGGTAATATGCCATCGGAACAATGTTACAAGTTCATTGGGGACCTCCGAAACAGTTTATCTAAAGGGGATATTGTCCTGATGGGATTCGACCTGGTAAAAGATCCGAAAATCATACGCGCAGCCTACGATGACGATGAAGGTATTACCAGAGAGTTTAACCTTAACCTGCTTCGTCGAATGTCAAATGAGCTGGAGGCGGATCTGGATATTTCAAAGTTCGAACATTATTGTAGCTATGACCCCGTGACCGGCGCCTGCAAGAGTTATTTAGTAGCCGTAGGTGATACAAGCATCGACATCGGCGCTGAAAGATTTAAATTATCTCGTTATGAATCGATCTGGACGGAAATATCCCAAAAATATACCTTAGCTCAGATTGAGGATATTGCACTGGCTAATGCTTTTCAACCAATAAATTTATTTACAGATAGCCGCGAATGGTTTGCGGATGTTCTTTGGGAAGCGAAATAG
- a CDS encoding GNAT family N-acetyltransferase, with amino-acid sequence MEKVTLETKADNTLAFVLYDNQKKAGEMVVTIRGNELTAEHTEMEPFYQGRGFGAKLVDGMAEYVRSNGMIVTVLCPYSYSQFNRDPEKYNDIWNRHKRPPGIRLT; translated from the coding sequence ATGGAAAAAGTCACGCTGGAGACGAAGGCAGATAACACGCTTGCATTTGTTTTATATGATAACCAAAAAAAAGCCGGTGAAATGGTTGTCACCATTAGGGGTAATGAATTAACCGCGGAGCATACGGAAATGGAACCGTTTTATCAGGGCCGCGGCTTTGGTGCCAAGCTCGTAGATGGAATGGCCGAATATGTACGCTCAAATGGTATGATAGTGACTGTACTTTGTCCTTATTCCTATTCGCAGTTCAACCGCGACCCGGAAAAATACAACGACATCTGGAACAGGCACAAAAGGCCACCGGGGATTAGATTAACATGA
- a CDS encoding Crp/Fnr family transcriptional regulator, producing MLEFFENYIRAHSSCSNEEIAMIKSLAISKRLKKKQFLLRPGDVCRFHTFVCNGCLRSYRIGFDGSEHILSFSSNNHWISDQVSLATGEPSTDYIDALEDSDIIQVSVDNFKNLLRDIPNFDALRNKIITDDSGRTQDRIYMMISQQAEERYRHFVRLYPHLYHRIPLFMIASYLGVTRETLTRIRGNAVVK from the coding sequence ATGCTTGAATTTTTTGAAAACTATATTAGAGCGCACAGCTCATGTTCAAATGAAGAGATTGCGATGATCAAATCACTGGCAATTTCTAAACGGCTTAAGAAAAAGCAATTCCTTTTGCGACCCGGCGATGTTTGTCGGTTTCATACATTTGTGTGCAATGGCTGTCTGCGATCCTATCGGATTGGCTTCGATGGCTCTGAACACATACTTAGCTTTTCATCCAATAATCACTGGATCAGTGACCAGGTGAGCCTTGCGACGGGTGAACCTTCCACGGACTATATAGATGCCCTGGAAGACAGCGATATCATACAGGTATCCGTTGATAATTTTAAAAACCTACTGCGTGATATACCTAATTTCGATGCGCTGCGTAATAAAATCATCACCGATGATAGCGGTAGGACACAGGATCGTATTTATATGATGATCAGCCAACAGGCAGAAGAACGATACCGGCATTTTGTCCGCTTATACCCGCATTTATATCATCGTATCCCACTATTCATGATTGCATCCTACCTAGGTGTGACTAGAGAAACTTTAACGAGGATTAGGGGTAATGCAGTCGTTAAATGA
- a CDS encoding helix-turn-helix domain-containing protein — MNAPNETALINPLTNALAFKVFQFRDDQYFKNLNCFNFYTVILIRKGSGQVIFDLAKYDFDENTLIRFPVYVPFQLNSNGLLEGVLLQFHPDFFWNHRYQKDLPYKQALFKNIDEVPLLKIDEEEMAKLLYPLDNLLSEVQSDRLGRYDITIAWTKIFMIYASRIKMAKGTKTRTVETEAPYIIRKLIDAVEEHFYSKHRPADYAALLNVTMKKLNRVARQHLSKTIGDMISERLIAQAKYELYVGGKPVKQIARELGFRDVSYFSRFFKMRTATSPHVYRESFRKDRGDPA; from the coding sequence ATGAATGCACCTAACGAAACGGCTCTGATTAATCCTCTGACGAATGCGCTGGCCTTTAAAGTATTTCAATTTAGGGATGACCAATATTTTAAAAACTTAAACTGTTTTAATTTCTATACGGTAATTCTGATCAGAAAAGGGTCGGGGCAGGTAATTTTCGATCTGGCTAAGTACGACTTTGATGAAAATACGCTGATCAGATTTCCCGTCTATGTGCCTTTTCAACTCAACAGTAATGGCTTGTTGGAAGGGGTGCTTCTTCAGTTCCACCCGGATTTTTTCTGGAACCATAGATACCAGAAAGACCTTCCGTACAAACAAGCCTTGTTCAAAAACATTGATGAAGTCCCGTTACTGAAAATCGATGAAGAGGAAATGGCAAAGCTATTATACCCTCTGGATAATCTCTTGTCAGAGGTACAAAGCGACCGTCTGGGTCGTTACGACATAACGATTGCCTGGACCAAAATTTTTATGATCTACGCATCAAGGATCAAAATGGCCAAGGGAACTAAGACAAGAACTGTAGAAACTGAAGCGCCCTATATCATTAGAAAATTAATTGATGCAGTAGAAGAACATTTTTACAGTAAGCACAGGCCTGCTGACTATGCTGCATTGCTAAACGTTACTATGAAAAAACTGAACCGGGTCGCAAGGCAGCATCTGTCGAAAACCATAGGCGATATGATCTCAGAGAGGCTGATTGCGCAGGCTAAGTATGAGCTGTACGTGGGTGGCAAACCTGTCAAGCAAATCGCACGGGAACTCGGTTTTCGTGACGTATCTTATTTCAGTCGCTTTTTTAAAATGCGGACAGCTACTTCTCCTCATGTTTATAGAGAATCGTTCAGGAAAGATAGGGGTGATCCTGCTTAA
- a CDS encoding SDR family NAD(P)-dependent oxidoreductase, whose protein sequence is MSKTIIVTGATSSYGRAIIQTLADEGHGVVAIVDPLNELNMAAAKELRQTANVELVEVDIRNDASVKLGLSSILKRYGHIDVLISNEGPIKIGLAENTSIEQYEETFNVNVYGVLRVFRSVLPTMRKNRCGLLINVNSGVCYFAAPFITALSMAKAGLEMLIDGILSEVQRFGIENVSVWTGYYPAEVLSNLEKIEDISIYDEGGLCDEQAKLKNKILEGNKQGKVHSQSVAALVLELINMSNGTRPRRCSLNPHLAEAESRYANAKRLGAEGWDETYGVK, encoded by the coding sequence ATGTCAAAGACAATTATAGTTACAGGTGCCACATCATCTTATGGAAGAGCGATTATTCAAACGCTCGCTGATGAAGGTCACGGTGTGGTTGCAATAGTTGACCCGTTAAACGAGCTCAATATGGCGGCCGCTAAGGAATTACGACAAACCGCCAACGTGGAATTGGTGGAAGTCGATATAAGAAATGACGCGTCAGTAAAGCTCGGCCTTTCGTCGATCCTCAAACGTTATGGTCATATCGATGTGCTCATCAGCAACGAGGGGCCTATTAAAATAGGATTGGCAGAAAACACATCTATCGAACAATATGAAGAAACTTTTAACGTCAATGTTTACGGTGTTCTTCGTGTGTTTAGGTCGGTTCTTCCGACCATGAGAAAAAACAGGTGCGGTTTACTTATAAATGTCAACAGCGGCGTTTGCTATTTCGCCGCCCCGTTCATTACTGCGTTGAGCATGGCGAAAGCGGGCCTTGAAATGCTCATAGACGGAATATTAAGCGAGGTACAAAGGTTTGGTATCGAGAATGTCAGTGTATGGACAGGGTACTATCCCGCGGAGGTCTTAAGCAATTTGGAAAAAATAGAAGATATCTCTATATATGACGAGGGGGGGCTTTGCGATGAGCAAGCCAAATTAAAGAATAAGATACTGGAAGGTAATAAGCAGGGTAAAGTGCATTCACAATCTGTTGCAGCGTTAGTGCTTGAACTGATTAATATGTCGAATGGCACCCGTCCACGGCGTTGTTCGCTAAACCCCCATCTCGCAGAAGCCGAAAGCCGGTATGCAAACGCAAAACGGTTGGGTGCTGAAGGATGGGATGAAACTTATGGAGTTAAATGA